A window from Vulcanimicrobium alpinum encodes these proteins:
- a CDS encoding YciI family protein translates to MAAVRDLQQRFHASILRRARVLGVTAMLRECDGEARRREEPTPYFVVIRERSARWDWSLPMHRQVEWDAHAAFMDTLEADGFLLAGGPLGEEDRAARVLHVVNAPDRDAVERRLADDPWEPLGLLRTESIEPWTVLLGGFRADARLWRPIRASRSVR, encoded by the coding sequence GTGGCCGCGGTTCGCGATCTGCAGCAGCGGTTCCATGCATCGATCCTGCGCCGCGCGCGCGTCCTCGGCGTGACCGCGATGTTGCGGGAATGCGACGGAGAAGCACGCCGCAGGGAGGAGCCGACGCCGTACTTCGTCGTGATCCGAGAGCGCAGCGCGCGCTGGGACTGGTCGCTTCCGATGCACCGTCAGGTCGAGTGGGACGCGCACGCCGCGTTCATGGATACGCTCGAAGCCGACGGTTTTCTGCTCGCCGGCGGCCCGCTCGGCGAGGAAGACCGCGCGGCGCGCGTCCTGCACGTCGTGAACGCGCCCGATCGCGACGCGGTCGAACGGCGACTCGCCGACGATCCGTGGGAACCGTTGGGCCTGCTCCGCACTGAGAGCATCGAGCCGTGGACCGTACTCTTGGGCGGCTTTCGCGCGGACGCGCGGCTCTGGCGGCCGATCAGGGCTTCTCGATCAGTTCGGTGA
- a CDS encoding lytic transglycosylase domain-containing protein → MDVSSEIGAIQNRIAEITGVPPAPPVPAPAANGRFANVLAFALAPQPAGVASAPEAARPNAPVAPAQIDALVAQNASAWQVDPALLKAVIANESAFDANATSKVGAQGLMQLMPETAAAMGVRDAYDPVQNVAGGARYLRGLLDRFGGNERLAVAAYNAGPGAVEKYGDVPPYAETQTYVNNVLASFDQYRNR, encoded by the coding sequence ATGGACGTCTCCTCGGAGATCGGCGCGATCCAGAACCGGATCGCCGAGATCACCGGCGTGCCGCCGGCGCCGCCCGTCCCCGCTCCCGCGGCCAACGGCCGGTTCGCGAACGTCCTTGCCTTCGCGCTCGCACCGCAGCCGGCCGGCGTTGCGAGTGCGCCCGAAGCGGCGCGTCCCAACGCCCCGGTCGCACCCGCGCAGATCGACGCGCTGGTCGCGCAGAATGCGTCCGCCTGGCAGGTCGATCCGGCCCTGCTCAAGGCGGTGATCGCGAACGAGTCTGCCTTCGACGCAAACGCAACGTCCAAGGTCGGTGCCCAAGGGCTGATGCAGTTGATGCCCGAGACTGCGGCGGCGATGGGCGTCCGCGACGCGTACGATCCGGTGCAGAACGTCGCCGGCGGAGCGCGCTATCTGCGCGGTTTACTCGACCGTTTCGGCGGAAACGAACGATTGGCGGTCGCGGCCTACAATGCCGGGCCCGGCGCGGTGGAGAAGTACGGTGACGTCCCGCCTTACGCCGAAACGCAAACTTACGTCAATAACGTCCTCGCTTCGTTCGACCAGTATCGGAACCGCTAG
- a CDS encoding flagellar basal body rod C-terminal domain-containing protein, with translation MSEFDLLAVAADGMHVQRALLDVAARNVAAAQASTPEHPYARLVARFAAAPAGDGDGEGVDPEFAAALDAAPQTELAGTARGGEAADALTEMIAVLDAQRAYEANASVFDVGKRIAERTLDVGRS, from the coding sequence ATGAGCGAGTTCGATCTGCTCGCGGTCGCCGCCGACGGGATGCACGTGCAGCGCGCGCTGCTCGACGTGGCGGCGCGCAACGTCGCGGCCGCCCAAGCGTCGACGCCGGAGCATCCGTACGCGCGGCTCGTCGCGCGCTTCGCAGCCGCGCCGGCCGGCGACGGCGACGGCGAAGGCGTCGATCCGGAATTCGCCGCCGCGCTGGACGCGGCGCCGCAGACGGAGCTTGCGGGGACGGCGCGCGGGGGCGAGGCGGCCGACGCGCTCACGGAGATGATCGCCGTTCTCGACGCGCAGCGCGCCTACGAAGCGAACGCCTCGGTGTTCGACGTCGGGAAACGGATCGCGGAGCGCACCCTCGACGTGGGGCGCTCCTGA
- the fliP gene encoding flagellar type III secretion system pore protein FliP (The bacterial flagellar biogenesis protein FliP forms a type III secretion system (T3SS)-type pore required for flagellar assembly.): MEPLLQIANRGHSALPLDVLAALTLLSLAPFVLVLSTSFVRIIVVLSLVRSAIGAATLPPNTVLTGLALVLTCVIMTPTFATIQRDAIRPYAGGRLSQSAFLDRAAVPLRAFMLRQTKARDVAVFARVAHRPAGEPLARTPLTVLIPAFVVGELRSAFAIGVALYLPFVAIDLAVAAILMGLGMVMLSPPVISLPCKLLLFVLVDGWALVANGVVQSFR, from the coding sequence ATGGAACCGCTGCTGCAGATCGCGAACCGCGGCCACTCCGCGCTTCCGCTCGACGTCCTCGCCGCGCTGACCTTGCTCTCGCTCGCGCCGTTCGTACTGGTCCTCTCGACGTCGTTCGTGCGGATTATCGTCGTGCTCTCGCTGGTGCGCTCGGCGATCGGCGCCGCAACGCTGCCGCCGAACACGGTGCTCACCGGGCTCGCGCTCGTGCTGACGTGCGTCATCATGACGCCGACGTTCGCGACGATCCAGCGCGATGCGATCCGGCCCTACGCGGGCGGGCGCCTTTCGCAGTCGGCGTTTCTCGACCGCGCCGCGGTTCCGTTGCGCGCGTTCATGCTGCGTCAAACGAAAGCGCGCGACGTCGCAGTGTTCGCGCGGGTTGCACATCGCCCGGCCGGCGAGCCGCTGGCGCGCACGCCGCTCACGGTGCTAATCCCGGCGTTCGTCGTCGGCGAACTGCGCTCGGCGTTCGCGATCGGGGTCGCTCTCTATCTGCCGTTCGTCGCGATCGACCTGGCCGTCGCCGCGATTCTGATGGGCCTGGGGATGGTGATGCTGAGCCCGCCCGTGATCTCGCTGCCCTGCAAGCTGCTCCTGTTCGTCCTCGTCGACGGCTGGGCGCTCGTCGCCAACGGCGTGGTGCAGAGCTTCCGCTGA
- a CDS encoding flagellar M-ring protein FliF C-terminal domain-containing protein, with product MRAQDLLAGVRALSPRLRFAAAGALVALAALAAFGVGATRDLRVALYATPLHPDQLAEVEQRLAAWNVPYASTADNVRVDPGKRGALLLRLALAGVPHPHLAGSDETLAHVGALTPQTVLEAQTRDALAADLALGLRGVDGVADARVVIAPASGGVYADEPHRDASASVRVTLAPGAHLGARTIAGIKAFVAGGVPGLDAERVTVLDDRGIALAADPGDDAADVQGSLQSALDAAFGAGSTIVRVHREALGERRDVRDVRRSAIGGTIARSSSDERYASPAKKYSKSNVSDDRGSETRDDHRVVDASATAHLSVAVFVDAARGLDLVKIRELASATAGVRRERGDDVQVAAVAFGDGAVRAARGAAAPGWALAFAGVVPQAVTAAALIGIAAFAARPLATAAVHIAEAAAARRTAREVAGIAPARIRGALAGEPPHVAAAIIAGLPTATAAAVLELYVPDERAAIVRRLDRANGSLVPSPEDLVRARG from the coding sequence ATGCGCGCGCAGGATCTGCTCGCCGGCGTGCGCGCGCTCTCGCCGCGCCTGCGGTTCGCCGCCGCCGGCGCGCTGGTTGCGCTCGCGGCGCTCGCCGCATTCGGCGTGGGCGCGACCCGCGATCTGCGTGTCGCATTGTACGCGACGCCGCTGCATCCCGATCAACTGGCCGAGGTCGAGCAACGGCTCGCTGCTTGGAACGTGCCGTATGCGTCGACCGCCGACAACGTGCGCGTCGATCCGGGGAAGCGCGGTGCGCTGCTCCTGCGGCTCGCGCTCGCCGGCGTTCCGCACCCGCATCTCGCCGGGAGCGACGAGACGCTCGCGCACGTCGGCGCGCTCACGCCGCAGACGGTCCTCGAAGCCCAGACGCGCGACGCGCTCGCCGCCGACCTCGCGCTGGGGCTGCGTGGCGTCGACGGCGTCGCGGACGCGCGCGTCGTGATCGCGCCGGCCAGCGGCGGCGTGTACGCCGACGAACCGCATCGCGACGCCAGCGCGAGCGTGCGCGTGACGCTCGCGCCGGGCGCGCATCTGGGCGCGCGGACGATCGCCGGGATCAAAGCGTTCGTCGCCGGCGGCGTTCCGGGTCTCGATGCCGAGCGCGTCACGGTGCTGGACGATCGCGGCATCGCGCTCGCGGCGGATCCCGGCGACGATGCCGCCGACGTCCAAGGATCGCTGCAGAGCGCGCTCGACGCGGCGTTCGGCGCCGGTTCGACGATCGTTCGCGTCCACCGCGAGGCGCTCGGCGAACGGCGCGACGTCCGCGACGTGCGCCGCTCGGCGATCGGCGGGACGATCGCTCGTTCGTCAAGCGACGAACGCTATGCGTCTCCGGCGAAGAAGTACTCGAAGTCGAACGTCAGCGACGACCGCGGGAGCGAGACGCGCGACGACCACCGCGTCGTCGACGCGAGCGCGACGGCGCATCTCAGCGTCGCGGTCTTCGTCGATGCGGCGCGCGGCTTGGACCTCGTGAAGATCCGCGAACTTGCGAGCGCGACGGCCGGCGTGCGGCGCGAACGCGGCGACGACGTGCAGGTCGCAGCGGTCGCGTTCGGCGACGGCGCCGTTCGCGCGGCGCGCGGCGCGGCTGCGCCCGGGTGGGCGCTCGCGTTTGCCGGCGTCGTCCCGCAGGCGGTGACGGCCGCGGCGCTGATCGGCATCGCGGCGTTCGCGGCGCGTCCGCTCGCGACCGCGGCGGTGCACATCGCCGAGGCGGCGGCGGCGCGGCGTACCGCGCGCGAGGTCGCAGGGATCGCGCCGGCGCGCATCCGCGGCGCGCTCGCCGGCGAACCGCCGCATGTCGCGGCCGCGATCATCGCCGGTCTGCCGACGGCGACTGCCGCCGCGGTCCTCGAACTGTACGTCCCCGACGAACGCGCCGCGATCGTGCGGCGGCTCGATCGTGCGAACGGATCGCTCGTCCCCTCCCCGGAGGATCTCGTCCGTGCCCGCGGCTGA
- a CDS encoding adenylate/guanylate cyclase domain-containing protein — protein sequence MKAYEAGTEAFAILRHQAEEVGDAELLAAVAAAERAFERAALERASLESRLNATATNAEREYTKLRTLGRVAETVNSSLELDVVLRRVLDTAVEVMEAERGFLMIANEQNVLELTTTHGIDRATVEGDAMRPSQTTVRRVFDTGVPVVTTDAQQDPRFNVNLSVRAMRLRSIICVPLQIRARTIGVVYLDSRITPGLFSPSDPDLLGTFANQAALAIENARLFDALRVQVAQITRLERLQARVLESITNGVITLDGDGRIGSFNDAAAETFGIERDAMLGSPARALDALIPGITAMLREHTGESRPIEMTAAHATRGILALEVRIVPIDAPDEGTKRGWAIAVSDLTERRQLERLHAADVEQRQAIRDAFSRYLAPHVVEQLMRAPGGVALGGERATATVLFADIEGFTELAERLDADRVVEILNTFFSSAVHTVFEHDGLLDKFYGDGLMAVFGPPRVREDDATRAIAVAAALHTAASTMTADGHPLRLSIGIATGDVVAGHIGSHKRMDYTVIGDAANLASRLQSAAPAGHTYIDDATYQRLKTKPHNETLIAKIRGKTAPVTIHDIT from the coding sequence GTGAAAGCATATGAGGCGGGGACCGAAGCGTTCGCGATCCTCCGCCACCAAGCCGAAGAAGTGGGCGACGCCGAACTCCTCGCCGCCGTCGCGGCGGCCGAGCGCGCCTTCGAGCGCGCGGCGCTCGAGCGGGCGTCGCTCGAGAGCCGCCTGAACGCGACCGCGACCAACGCCGAACGGGAGTACACAAAACTCCGCACGCTCGGCCGCGTTGCCGAAACGGTCAATTCCTCGCTCGAGCTCGACGTCGTGCTGCGCCGCGTCCTCGACACCGCGGTTGAGGTGATGGAGGCCGAGCGCGGTTTCCTGATGATCGCCAACGAGCAGAACGTCCTCGAGCTGACGACCACGCACGGGATCGACCGCGCCACGGTCGAGGGCGACGCGATGCGCCCCTCGCAGACCACGGTGCGGCGCGTGTTCGACACCGGGGTCCCGGTCGTGACCACCGACGCGCAGCAGGATCCGCGCTTCAACGTCAACCTGTCGGTGCGCGCGATGCGTCTGCGCTCGATCATCTGCGTCCCGCTGCAGATCCGCGCGCGCACGATCGGCGTCGTCTACCTCGACTCGCGCATCACCCCCGGCCTCTTCTCACCCTCGGATCCCGATCTGCTCGGGACGTTCGCAAACCAGGCGGCGCTCGCGATCGAAAACGCGCGGCTCTTCGACGCCCTGCGCGTGCAGGTCGCGCAGATCACGCGCCTCGAGCGCCTGCAGGCGCGCGTCCTCGAATCGATCACCAACGGCGTCATCACGCTCGACGGCGACGGCCGCATCGGCAGCTTCAACGACGCCGCCGCCGAGACGTTCGGCATCGAGCGCGACGCGATGCTCGGCAGCCCCGCCCGCGCGCTCGACGCGCTGATCCCCGGGATTACCGCGATGCTGCGCGAGCACACCGGCGAGAGCCGTCCGATCGAGATGACGGCCGCGCACGCAACGCGCGGCATCCTCGCGCTCGAAGTCCGCATCGTCCCGATCGACGCGCCCGACGAGGGGACGAAACGCGGCTGGGCGATCGCCGTCAGCGACCTCACCGAACGCCGCCAACTCGAACGCCTCCACGCGGCCGACGTCGAACAGCGCCAAGCGATCCGCGACGCGTTCTCCCGTTACCTCGCCCCGCACGTCGTCGAGCAGCTGATGCGCGCCCCCGGCGGCGTCGCACTCGGCGGCGAACGCGCCACCGCAACCGTCCTCTTCGCCGACATCGAAGGCTTCACCGAACTCGCCGAACGCCTCGACGCCGACCGCGTCGTCGAGATCCTCAACACGTTCTTCAGCAGCGCCGTCCACACCGTCTTCGAACACGACGGCCTCCTCGACAAATTCTACGGCGACGGCCTCATGGCCGTATTCGGCCCCCCACGCGTCCGAGAAGACGACGCAACAAGAGCCATCGCCGTCGCCGCCGCGCTCCACACCGCCGCCTCCACCATGACCGCCGACGGCCACCCCCTCCGCCTCTCCATCGGCATCGCCACCGGCGACGTGGTCGCCGGCCACATCGGCAGCCACAAACGCATGGACTACACCGTCATCGGCGACGCCGCCAACCTCGCCAGCCGCCTCCAATCCGCCGCTCCCGCCGGCCACACCTACATCGACGACGCCACCTACCAACGCCTAAAAACGAAGCCCCACAACGAAACCCTCATCGCAAAAATCCGAGGCAAAACCGCCCCCGTCACCATCCACGACATCACCTAA
- the metF gene encoding methylenetetrahydrofolate reductase [NAD(P)H], with the protein MRIADKIGTRRPFFSFEFFPPKDDAAEQTLFATIETLRPLDPGFVSITYGAGGSTRSRTVDLAKRLRGDAGFDVMAHLTCTGATVDDLRGVLRDLRSGGIENVLALRGDPPRGSEGFVAVEGGLRYANDLIALVKREFAFCVGGAAYPEKHPEAVSLDADLQALAAKVRAGAEFLVTQLFFDNARYVEFVERARQWGITVPILPGIMPITNYEQIDRFTRMCGATIPASLRAELEARRNDPQAVIDLGVAYATLQVADLLARGAPGIHFYTLNRSPATRAVMSAMLAARRAW; encoded by the coding sequence GTGCGCATCGCGGACAAGATCGGGACCCGGCGGCCGTTTTTCTCGTTCGAGTTTTTTCCGCCCAAGGACGATGCCGCGGAGCAGACGCTGTTCGCGACGATCGAGACGCTGCGCCCGCTCGATCCCGGCTTCGTCTCGATCACCTACGGGGCCGGCGGTTCGACCCGCTCGCGAACGGTGGACCTCGCGAAGCGTTTGCGCGGCGATGCCGGCTTCGACGTGATGGCGCATCTGACGTGCACCGGCGCGACGGTCGACGATCTGCGCGGCGTACTGCGCGACCTGCGGTCCGGCGGGATCGAGAACGTGCTCGCGCTGCGGGGCGATCCGCCGCGCGGGAGCGAGGGCTTCGTCGCGGTCGAGGGCGGATTGCGGTATGCGAACGATCTCATTGCGCTGGTGAAGCGCGAGTTCGCGTTCTGCGTCGGCGGTGCCGCGTACCCGGAGAAACATCCGGAGGCCGTGAGCCTCGACGCCGACCTGCAGGCGCTCGCCGCGAAGGTCCGCGCGGGCGCGGAGTTTCTGGTGACGCAGTTGTTCTTCGACAACGCGCGCTACGTCGAGTTCGTCGAGCGCGCGCGGCAGTGGGGGATCACCGTCCCGATCCTGCCGGGGATCATGCCGATCACCAACTACGAGCAGATCGACCGCTTCACCAGGATGTGCGGCGCGACGATTCCGGCGAGCCTGCGCGCGGAGCTCGAAGCGCGACGGAACGATCCGCAAGCGGTGATCGATCTCGGCGTCGCGTACGCGACCCTGCAAGTTGCCGACCTGCTCGCGCGGGGCGCGCCGGGGATTCACTTCTACACGCTCAACCGCTCGCCGGCGACGCGAGCGGTGATGTCGGCGATGCTCGCGGCACGCCGCGCCTGGTGA
- a CDS encoding aspartyl protease family protein, translating into MTSRLTPKRKLTSITSSLRSTSIGTASAALAALLAFALPAAGRPAPATVPVPVTTILAAYDRATHADDVKTYVAEGSLAGEGLTGTFRTVRAGDNEREDDTMGPRRETTLRRGDRVFVRNSNGNVRELRGFLHRRALTEDLVDSGRIVAHPELTRFAGWGNVGATHAWRLEVKAVGGEPETLWIDPVTGLPLRLEYLDGDGPSYVDYSDWRDVEGRKVPFRSVLTDGDHRFDTVQQTTSVTIDGAVDPATFAPLEPRLLATDRIHTVPLLERDGHVGVTVRIANRDWFFLLDTGAQSILVDSAVLKAAGIAPQGALEVRGATRSGGLQVATLPKLELDGAAMNDVVVSSLDIARSTGGLHIDGILGYPFFASAVVEMDFANHQLRFGRPGSFAPHGTRVDLDVDRELAEATFRANQLTAPFIVDTGSSSEMLLYRPFVDAHPGIVPLSLRASTNFGIGGANATYRSSLDQLELGGVPLYHRTVDVVLAREGAFADRVDAGNVGLGVLRNFVATFDLGNAALYLAPGAQFDDGRRRVARRSATSA; encoded by the coding sequence GTGACGTCCCGCCTTACGCCGAAACGCAAACTTACGTCAATAACGTCCTCGCTTCGTTCGACCAGTATCGGAACCGCTAGCGCGGCACTCGCCGCGCTGCTGGCGTTCGCCCTGCCCGCCGCCGGGCGGCCCGCGCCGGCGACGGTCCCGGTTCCGGTCACGACGATCCTCGCGGCGTACGACCGCGCGACGCACGCCGATGACGTGAAGACGTACGTCGCGGAAGGTTCGCTCGCGGGCGAAGGGCTGACCGGGACGTTCCGGACGGTGCGTGCCGGTGACAACGAGCGCGAAGACGATACGATGGGACCGCGGCGCGAGACGACGCTGCGCCGCGGCGATCGCGTCTTCGTGCGCAACTCGAACGGCAACGTGCGCGAACTGCGCGGCTTTCTCCATCGCCGCGCGCTCACCGAAGATCTCGTCGACTCGGGCCGCATCGTCGCGCATCCGGAACTCACGCGGTTCGCCGGCTGGGGCAACGTCGGGGCGACGCATGCGTGGCGGCTCGAGGTGAAGGCCGTCGGCGGCGAGCCGGAGACGCTGTGGATCGACCCGGTAACCGGCCTGCCGCTGCGCCTCGAGTATCTCGACGGCGACGGCCCGTCGTACGTCGACTACAGCGACTGGCGCGACGTGGAGGGCCGCAAGGTGCCGTTCCGCTCCGTGCTCACCGACGGCGACCATCGCTTCGACACCGTGCAGCAGACGACGTCGGTGACGATCGACGGAGCGGTCGATCCGGCGACGTTCGCGCCGCTCGAACCGCGCCTGCTCGCGACCGATCGCATTCACACCGTGCCGCTGCTCGAACGCGACGGCCACGTCGGCGTCACCGTGCGCATCGCCAACCGCGACTGGTTCTTCCTGCTCGACACCGGCGCGCAGTCGATCTTGGTCGACAGCGCGGTGCTCAAGGCCGCGGGGATCGCGCCGCAGGGCGCGCTCGAAGTGCGCGGGGCGACGCGCAGCGGCGGCCTGCAGGTCGCGACGCTGCCGAAACTCGAGCTCGACGGCGCGGCGATGAACGATGTCGTCGTCTCGTCGCTCGACATCGCGCGCAGCACCGGCGGCCTGCACATCGACGGAATCCTCGGGTATCCGTTTTTCGCCTCGGCCGTCGTCGAGATGGACTTCGCGAACCATCAATTGCGGTTCGGCCGGCCGGGTTCGTTCGCACCGCACGGGACGCGCGTCGACCTCGACGTCGATCGCGAACTCGCCGAGGCGACCTTCCGCGCCAACCAACTGACCGCGCCGTTCATCGTCGATACCGGCAGCAGTTCGGAGATGCTGCTTTATCGGCCGTTCGTCGACGCGCATCCGGGGATCGTCCCGCTCTCGCTGCGGGCGTCGACGAATTTCGGGATCGGCGGCGCGAACGCGACGTACCGCAGTTCGCTCGATCAGCTCGAGCTCGGCGGCGTCCCGCTCTATCATCGCACCGTCGACGTCGTCCTCGCGCGTGAAGGGGCGTTCGCCGATCGCGTCGATGCCGGCAACGTCGGTCTGGGCGTGCTGCGCAACTTCGTCGCGACGTTCGATCTAGGCAACGCCGCGCTCTACCTGGCGCCGGGGGCGCAATTCGACGACGGCCGCCGGCGCGTCGCGCGCCGTTCGGCAACATCCGCGTAG
- a CDS encoding ABC transporter substrate-binding protein, producing the protein MHDLDRRRFLALSAAGIGAAATAGLPAVASAADASPFKPEKGATLQLLRWTGFVKNDDIIWAENTKKFTAATGVPVQIQSLSWPDVTPKAALAAQVGSGPDIIMGWNDDPFVYPDKLVDMTDLAEYMGKNHGGYYDAARSYCYDPDVKRWVSFPIGVTGNSLVYRKSWAKDAGFAEFPKDLDGMLKLARGLKKAGHPCGFSLGHAVGDANSWTHWVLWSFGGKQANPDNSIAINSPETANALEYAKALYETMIEGVSGWLDPSNNQAFLAGQCGLTMNGISIWYVAKDQFPAIYPDIAHAVPSYGPSKQRTTLNNFSSAFIFKYSKYPQAAKEYLRFMLDSAQAGEWVTGMRGYVTPALKQYGDLPVWTSDPQITPYRDVLLSAKFDGFNGRPGKPAAQALDEFVVVDMFADACVNKMAVKDAMRKAETRLSAIYKRA; encoded by the coding sequence ATGCATGACCTCGACCGGCGCCGTTTCCTTGCACTCTCCGCCGCCGGCATCGGCGCGGCTGCGACGGCGGGGCTCCCCGCGGTCGCCTCGGCCGCCGACGCGTCTCCGTTCAAGCCGGAAAAGGGCGCCACGCTCCAACTCCTGCGCTGGACGGGGTTCGTCAAAAACGACGACATCATCTGGGCGGAGAACACGAAGAAGTTCACCGCGGCGACCGGCGTGCCCGTGCAGATCCAGTCGCTCTCCTGGCCCGACGTGACGCCGAAGGCGGCGCTCGCGGCACAGGTCGGCTCCGGCCCCGACATCATCATGGGCTGGAACGACGACCCGTTCGTCTATCCCGATAAACTCGTCGACATGACCGACCTCGCCGAGTACATGGGGAAGAACCACGGCGGCTACTACGACGCGGCGCGTTCGTACTGTTACGATCCCGACGTCAAGCGCTGGGTGTCGTTCCCGATCGGCGTCACCGGCAACTCGCTCGTCTATCGCAAGAGCTGGGCAAAGGACGCGGGCTTTGCCGAGTTTCCGAAAGACCTCGACGGGATGCTGAAGCTCGCGCGCGGGCTGAAGAAGGCCGGTCACCCCTGCGGCTTCTCACTCGGCCACGCCGTCGGCGACGCCAACAGTTGGACGCACTGGGTGCTGTGGTCGTTCGGCGGTAAACAAGCTAACCCCGACAACAGCATCGCCATCAACTCGCCGGAGACGGCAAACGCGCTCGAGTACGCCAAGGCGCTGTACGAGACGATGATCGAGGGCGTCTCCGGTTGGCTCGATCCGAGCAACAACCAGGCGTTTCTCGCGGGCCAGTGCGGGCTCACGATGAACGGCATCAGCATCTGGTACGTCGCGAAGGATCAGTTCCCGGCGATCTATCCCGACATCGCGCACGCGGTTCCGTCGTACGGTCCGAGCAAACAGCGCACGACGCTCAACAACTTCAGCTCGGCGTTCATCTTCAAGTACAGCAAGTATCCGCAGGCGGCGAAAGAGTATCTGCGCTTCATGCTCGATTCCGCGCAGGCCGGCGAGTGGGTGACGGGGATGCGCGGCTACGTGACGCCGGCGCTCAAGCAGTACGGCGATCTGCCGGTGTGGACGTCGGATCCGCAGATCACGCCGTATCGCGACGTGCTGCTCAGCGCGAAGTTCGACGGCTTCAACGGCCGGCCCGGAAAGCCGGCGGCGCAGGCGCTCGACGAGTTCGTCGTCGTCGACATGTTCGCCGACGCGTGCGTCAACAAGATGGCCGTCAAGGATGCG
- a CDS encoding FliM/FliN family flagellar motor C-terminal domain-containing protein, giving the protein MIADATFAPARGGVRALRFVPRASIPLDAACVVANGIGDTLRELLGASCDVAIGEPAAIGAEAWSVLARDALLFLTRGRRTDVVLVLSRLDARRLVLRAFGESCGPDGAPELPDAACSALELLALERIAARCAASFDPLCAQRSATGPARSPHEVPPCVAYFDVRVHAPVRLTLGIGIVRAIPDAPAGAALSAAALDAVALDLDAVFAEGTIEASRLAALRVGDVVPLATKVGAPASLNVAGRRLASGDAGAVASRAAFFVHDVATGALPPCR; this is encoded by the coding sequence ATGATCGCCGACGCGACGTTCGCTCCGGCGCGCGGCGGCGTGCGCGCGTTGCGCTTCGTTCCGCGCGCGTCGATCCCGCTCGACGCGGCATGCGTCGTCGCGAACGGGATCGGTGACACGCTGCGCGAGCTGCTCGGCGCGTCGTGCGACGTCGCGATCGGTGAGCCCGCGGCGATCGGCGCCGAGGCGTGGTCCGTGCTGGCGCGGGACGCGCTGCTGTTCCTCACGCGCGGACGGCGGACCGACGTCGTGCTGGTGCTGTCACGGCTCGATGCCCGGCGGCTCGTGCTGCGCGCCTTCGGCGAATCGTGCGGGCCCGACGGCGCCCCCGAACTCCCGGACGCCGCCTGTTCCGCGCTCGAACTGCTCGCGCTCGAGCGGATCGCGGCACGCTGCGCGGCCTCCTTCGACCCGCTGTGCGCGCAACGGAGCGCGACCGGACCCGCCCGTTCGCCGCACGAGGTGCCGCCCTGCGTCGCCTACTTCGACGTGCGGGTGCACGCGCCGGTCCGTCTGACGCTCGGCATCGGGATCGTCCGCGCGATCCCCGACGCGCCGGCAGGCGCGGCGCTCTCCGCCGCCGCCCTCGACGCCGTAGCGCTCGACCTCGACGCGGTTTTTGCCGAAGGAACAATCGAGGCGTCGCGGCTAGCCGCGCTGCGCGTCGGGGACGTCGTGCCGCTCGCGACCAAGGTCGGCGCGCCGGCATCCCTGAACGTGGCGGGGCGCCGACTCGCTTCGGGAGATGCGGGCGCCGTTGCGTCGCGTGCCGCGTTTTTCGTCCACGACGTCGCCACCGGAGCTCTCCCGCCATGCAGATGA
- the fliN gene encoding flagellar motor switch protein FliN, with protein MQMTDNAKNLDLLMHVPLKVTAQLGTCRMQVRDLLKLGKGTVIELDRLAGGPVDLLVNDRLVARGEIVAIDENFGVRVTELIEKP; from the coding sequence ATGCAGATGACCGACAACGCGAAGAACCTCGATCTGCTGATGCACGTCCCGCTGAAGGTGACGGCGCAGCTCGGCACGTGCAGGATGCAGGTGCGCGATCTGCTCAAGCTCGGAAAGGGCACGGTGATCGAACTCGATCGCCTTGCGGGCGGTCCCGTCGACCTGCTCGTCAACGACCGGCTCGTCGCGCGCGGCGAAATCGTCGCGATCGACGAGAACTTCGGCGTGCGCGTCACCGAACTGATCGAGAAGCCCTGA